The following is a genomic window from uncultured Propionivibrio sp..
TGATGTAAGTCGGCGGCGTTGGGTAAAGGCATGATTCTACAGGAGCCGCCGTGTTGTCGCGAGATGGCGGTGCTTCGCTCTAGGAGTCTCCGGTGGCGACTTGCTTTGCAAGCACCTCTAAATATGGAAGAATGTGCCTAACCAACATTTTCGCAGGTTTTAACATGCTCGACCGTGAGGGGTATCGCCCGAACGTCGGCATCATCTTATGTAACGCAAAGAACGAGGTATTCTGGGGTAAGCGAATTCGGGAACATTCATGGCAGTTTCCGCAGGGCGGCATCAAACGGGGAGAAACGCCCGAGCAGGCGATGTACCGCGAGCTTCAGGAAGAAACCGGATTGCTCCCCGAGCATGTCTCTATCCTCGGCAGGACCAAGGACTGGTTGCGTTACGATGTGCCGACCCATTGGATTAAGCGCGAGTGGCGCGGGAGTTACAAGGGGCAGAAGCAGATCTGGTTCCTTCTGCGTCTTCTCGGACGGGATACGGATATCTGTCTGCGTGCTACCGATCATCCCGAGTTCGATGCTTGGCGTTGGACGACCTATTGGGTTTCGCTCGATGCGGTCATCGAATTCAAGCGAGGCGTCTATGAAATGGCGCTGAATGAATTGGCACGCTTTCTCGATGCGGACCAGCGGAAAGCCAGGCGGGACTCGCAGGTGCGCCGAAACAAAACGGATGAAATGGGTAATCAGAATGATGGCTGACGCTTGTCGCAGAAAACGCGGGAATGTGTTTTGGCGCGTCCTGTTCCGGCGATTCGGCTTCGTCGCGGTTCTGTCGCTTCTTTGCGTCGGGGTTTCTGCGGTGGAACTGGATGACGACGAGGCGCCTTGGGTCGAAGGGGCGTTTGAAATGCCGGCGTACCCGAAGCAGGGGAGTTTGATTTCTTTTCCGGTCGGTATTCGTACCGATATTACATTCTCGATTGATGGGGAGACGATATCGGTCGGGGAGGATGGCGTAATTCGCTACGTTCTGGTGGTCGTCAGCGCGCTAGGTGCGCGAAATGTTAGTTTTGAAGGGATGCGTTGCGGGACGGGCGAGCGGCGTTTGTACGCCACAGGGCGCTCGGATGGGACGTGGTCGGCAGCGAGAAGTGATCAATGGACAAAAATTCGCGGTAGCCGCAGCAACCATCACGTGGAACTGTTTTTAAATTACTTTTGCACGATCGGTGCACCGGCAATCGTCACGCCAGAGGCTGCGCGCCGCGTATTGCTTAAAGGTGGTGCCGGCGAAAGTGC
Proteins encoded in this region:
- a CDS encoding RNA pyrophosphohydrolase, encoding MLDREGYRPNVGIILCNAKNEVFWGKRIREHSWQFPQGGIKRGETPEQAMYRELQEETGLLPEHVSILGRTKDWLRYDVPTHWIKREWRGSYKGQKQIWFLLRLLGRDTDICLRATDHPEFDAWRWTTYWVSLDAVIEFKRGVYEMALNELARFLDADQRKARRDSQVRRNKTDEMGNQNDG
- a CDS encoding CNP1-like family protein, with protein sequence MMADACRRKRGNVFWRVLFRRFGFVAVLSLLCVGVSAVELDDDEAPWVEGAFEMPAYPKQGSLISFPVGIRTDITFSIDGETISVGEDGVIRYVLVVVSALGARNVSFEGMRCGTGERRLYATGRSDGTWSAARSDQWTKIRGSRSNHHVELFLNYFCTIGAPAIVTPEAARRVLLKGGAGESAK